A genome region from Hevea brasiliensis isolate MT/VB/25A 57/8 chromosome 9, ASM3005281v1, whole genome shotgun sequence includes the following:
- the LOC110661449 gene encoding kinesin-like protein KIN-14K isoform X1 yields the protein MNSMSDNLIKQNGRINSSKFSGVSDVFEPTIILNDDTEAKQQIVLIDWINSIVPNLNLPLKASSEELRACLIDGTVLLQILNKLRPGFVSEGGVSDHSTSSHPENIKKFLVTMGELGIKQFEISDLEKGSMKTVMDCLLALKEQFAFEVDNVSATSTTTRGGSRCGSVSSYGLPSPQSGEDKLKVLQDAKFRRAQRVPVMAEASTALMHHIGHKFHDVFQLKQGRYADLSATKISEMMRSSSLDNAPTQSLLSVVNGILDESVERKNGEIPHRVACLLRKVVQEIERRISTQAEHLRTQNNLFKAREEKYQSRIRVLEALASGTGEETLIVKGQLQQIKLEKTKMDEKKKFEEEDVIKLIREKEETNLELSTLKQALERARRTLELEKSEMDEKRKVEEEDMTKLMKEKEQINLQLSTLKQELEMAKKTLELGKSKTDERSTQKEEDVIKLMKEKEEIDLELSKLKQELEKAKRTLELEKSKMDGKSTREEDVIKLIKEKEQTNIELSTLKHELEIAKRALELEKSKMDEKRKAEEEDMIKSVKEKEQTNNELSALRQELEITKKTYELRCLQMETEAKDAKADLDKRLKELVQLLDDSRNKVKVLEAYSKSQKQKWNKKEIIFQRLTEFHFGALQELRLSSQCIKHEILKAKKSYSEDFNCLGLKFKKLVVEGENYHLVLAENRKLFNELQDLKGNIRVYCRIRPLLSGQAEKQTTIEYIGENGELVVANPSKQGKDGNRLFRFNKVYGPNSTQGEVFSDTQPLIRCVLDGYNVCIFAYGQTGSGKTYTMTGPNGATEEEWGVNYRALNDLFSISQNRSSSFMYEVGVQMLEIYNEQLRDLLANDGSQKRLGIKSISEHNGLVVPDATMHPVRSTSDVIELMDIGLNNRAVSATSLNERSSRSHSVVSIHVHGKDLHTGATSQGNLHLVDLAGSERVDRSEVTGDRLREAQHINKSLSALGDVIFALAQKSSHVPYRNSKLTQLLQTSLGGQAKTLMFVQLNPDVSSYSETISTLKFAERVSGVELGAARSSKEGNIRELMDQVASLKDTISEKDGEIERLQLLKDLKNDYPSVNGEKQGTPLKHGYSSVSNDSVRGALRNQKQSSKTTSDHDYCSENIDKHSELDSQQSAEDLKQQSRFLKQSKYSRGDINQDVEILGYADGDREDRLSDVSDGCLSVGTEPDISTGESTKPLESEGNKVLSRVRSLQKLKQTTSSSSRDSPRAPTSMRKTATTNTISVKPPRRWQ from the exons ATGAATTCGATGTCGGATAACCTCATAAAACAAAATGGAAGAATCAACAGCTCAAAATTTTCTGGTGTTTCAGATGTTTTTGAGCCAACTATAATCCTTAATGATGACACTGAGG CAAAGCAGCAAATAGTATTGATAGACTGGATAAACAGTATTGTCCCTAATTTGAATTTGCCACTAAAAGCTTCATCTGAGGAGTTGAGAGCCTGCTTGATTGATGGCACTGTTCTACTTCAAATACTTAACAAGCTTAGACCTGGTTTTGTGAGTGAG gGAGGTGTCTCTGATCATTCTACGTCATCACACCcagaaaatattaaaaagtttCTAGTAACCATGGGTGAATTGGGGATCAAACAATTTGAAATATCAGACCTAGAGAAG GGATCTATGAAGACTGTTATGGATTGCCTTTTAGCACTTAAAGAACAATTTGCCTTTGAGGTAGATAATGTTTCTGCTACTAGTACAACTACTAGAGGTGGAAGTCGTTGTGGGAGTGTATCCTCTTATGGGCTTCCTTCTCCACAATCTGGAGAAGACAAACTGAAGGTTTTGCAAGATGCAAAATTCCGACGAGCTCAGCGTGTTCCTGTCATGGCAG AGGCATCAACTGCATTGATGCATCATATTGGACATAAGTTCCATGACGTGTTTCAATTGAAACAAGGGCGCTATGCAGATCTCTCTGCAACAAAGATTTCAGAGATGATGAGATCAAGCAGTTTGGAT AATGCCCCAACTCAGTCACTATTGAGTGTTGTGAATGGAATTCTGGATGAAAGCGTTGAAAGAAAGAATGGAGAAATACCTCAT CGTGTAGCATGTCTTTTAAGAAAAGTTGTGCAGGAGATTGAACGGCGCATTTCAACTCAAGCGGAACACTTAAGAACT CAAAACAACTTGTTCAAGGCTCGAGAGGAAAAGTACCAATCAAGAATCAGAGTTCTTGAAGCCCTTGCTTCTGGGACTGGTGAAGAGACTTTG ATTGTTAAGGGTCAGCTTCAACAAATAAAG CTTGAGAAGACCAAAATGGatgagaagaagaaatttgaggaGGAAGATGTGATAAAATTGATAAGAGAGAAGGAGGAAACAAATCTTGAACTTTCCACATTGAAGCAAGCATTGGAAAGGGCCAGAAGGACACTTGAACTTGAGAAGTCTGAAATGGATGAAAAAAGGAAAGTTGAGGAGGAAGATATGACAAAATTGATGAAAGAGAAGGAGCAAATAAATCTTCAACTTTCTACTTTGAAACAAGAATTGGAAATGGCCAAAAAAACACTTGAACTAGGGAAGTCCAAAACAGATGAAAGAAGTACACAAAAGGAGGAAGATGTGATTAAATTGATGAAAGAGAAGGAGGAAATAGACCTTGAACTTTCAAAACTGAAGCAGGAATTGGAAAAGGCCAAAAGGACACTTGAACTTGAGAAGTCAAAAATGGATGGAAAAAGTACACGAGAGGAAGATgtgattaaattgataaaagaGAAGGAGCAAACAAACATCGAACTCTCAACATTGAAGCATGAGTTAGAAATAGCCAAAAGAGCACTTGAACTTGAGAAATCTAAAATGGATGAAAAGAGAAAAGCAGAGGAGGAAGATATGATTAAATCGGTGAAAGAGAAGGAGCAAACAAACAATGAACTTTCAGCATTGAGGCAAGAATTGGAAATAACCAAAAAGACATATGAACTGCGTTGTTTGCAAATGGAAACAGAAGCTAAAGATGCTAAAGCAGACCTTGATAAGAGGTTAAAAGAGCTTGTGCAACTCTTGGACGATTCAAGGAACAAGGTGAAAGTGCTTGAGGCATATTCTAAGTCACAAAAGCAGAAATGGAACAAGAAAGAAATAATTTTCCAGAGGTTGACAGAGTTTCATTTTGGTGCACTGCAG GAATTGAGGTTGTCTTCACAGTGCATCAAGCATGAAATTTTGAAAGCTAAAAAAAGCTATTCAGAGGATTTCAATTGCCTAG gattaaagtttaaaaaattagTAGTTGAAGGTGAGAACTACCATTTAGTTCTTGCTGAAAATCGGAAGCTGTTCAATGAGCTGCAGGATTTAAAAG GAAACATTAGAGTTTATTGTCGGATAAGGCCATTGCTATCTGGTCAGGCTGAAAAACAAACAACAATAGAGTATATTGGCGAAAATGGAGAGTTGGTTGTTGCAAATCCTTCCAAACAAGGGAAGGATGGTAATCGATTATTTAGGTTTAATAAGGTGTACGGCCCAAATTCTACTCAAG GGGAGGTATTTTCAGATACGCAACCCTTAATACGCTGTGTTCTTGATGGATATAATGTGTGTATATTTGCTTATGGGCAAACTGGTTCAGGGAAAACTTACACAATG ACTGGTCCTAATGGAGCAACAGAAGAAGAATGGGGAGTTAATTATCGAGCACTCAATGATCTTTTCAGTATCTCTCAGAATAGAAGCAGTTCTTTTATGTATGAAGTTGGAGTACAAATGCTTGAAATATATAATGAACAATTGCGTGATCTTCTAGCTAATGATGGTTCTCAGAAGAGA CTTGGGATCAAGTCTATTTCTGAACACAATGGGTTAGTTGTGCCTGATGCTACCATGCACCCTGTGAGATCAACTTCAGATGTTATAGAATTAATGGACATTGGACTAAACAACAGAGCTGTTAGTGCCACTTCATTAAATGAAAGAAGCAGCCGCTCACACAG CGTTGTCAGTATTCATGTTCATGGAAAGGACTTGCATACTGGTGCTACTTCGCAGGGTAATCTTCATTTAGTGGATCTAGCCGGAAGTGAAAGGGTAGATCGCTCAGAAGTAACAGGAGATAGGCTCAGAGAAGCACAACACATAAACAAATCTTTATCTGCCCTAGGAGATGTCATTTTTGCTCTTGCACAAAAGAGTTCTCATGTACCCTATAGAAATAGCAAGCTCACTCAACTCCTTCAAACCTCTCTTG GAGGTCAAGCAAAGACACTTATGTTTGTGCAGCTCAATCCTGATGTAAGTTCATACTCTGAAACTATTAGTACCTTAAAGTTCGCAGAAAGAGTCTCAGGAGTTGAGCTAGGAGCTGCACGAAGTAGTAAAGAGGGCAATATTAGAGAATTAATGGATCAG GTGGCATCTCTTAAAGACACAATTTCAGAAAAGGATGGCGAGATTGAGCGATTACAATTGCTTAAAGATCTAAAAAACGATTATCCTAGTGTTAATGGCGAGAAACAAGGAACACCATTGAAGCATGGATATTCCTCCGTGAGCAATGATTCCGTGCGAGGGGCTCTGCGAAACCAAAAGCAATCCTCAAAGACAACTTCTGATCATGATTACTGTTCAGAAAATATTGATAAGCATTCTGAACTTGATTCCCAGCAATCCGCAGAGGATTTAAAACAACAAAGTAGATTTCTCAAGCAATCCAAATATTCTCGAGGAGATATAAACCAGGATGTTGAAATTTTAGGATATGCAGATGGAGATCGTGAAGATAGATTAAGTGATGTTTCTGATGGTTGTCTTTCTGTTGGAACAGAACCAGATATCTCAACGGGCGAGAGCACAAAACCATTGGAATCAGAGGG GAATAAAGTGTTATCTAGGGTTCGAAGCCTGCAAAAGTTAAAGCAAACTACATCATCATCGTCAAGAGACTCACCAAGAGCACCAACAA GTATGAGGAAAACTGCAACTACCAACACCATCTCAGTCAAGCCTCCTAGACGATGGCAGTAA
- the LOC110661449 gene encoding kinesin-like protein KIN-14K isoform X2 — protein sequence MNSMSDNLIKQNGRINSSKFSGVSDVFEPTIILNDDTEAKQQIVLIDWINSIVPNLNLPLKASSEELRACLIDGTVLLQILNKLRPGFGGVSDHSTSSHPENIKKFLVTMGELGIKQFEISDLEKGSMKTVMDCLLALKEQFAFEVDNVSATSTTTRGGSRCGSVSSYGLPSPQSGEDKLKVLQDAKFRRAQRVPVMAEASTALMHHIGHKFHDVFQLKQGRYADLSATKISEMMRSSSLDNAPTQSLLSVVNGILDESVERKNGEIPHRVACLLRKVVQEIERRISTQAEHLRTQNNLFKAREEKYQSRIRVLEALASGTGEETLIVKGQLQQIKLEKTKMDEKKKFEEEDVIKLIREKEETNLELSTLKQALERARRTLELEKSEMDEKRKVEEEDMTKLMKEKEQINLQLSTLKQELEMAKKTLELGKSKTDERSTQKEEDVIKLMKEKEEIDLELSKLKQELEKAKRTLELEKSKMDGKSTREEDVIKLIKEKEQTNIELSTLKHELEIAKRALELEKSKMDEKRKAEEEDMIKSVKEKEQTNNELSALRQELEITKKTYELRCLQMETEAKDAKADLDKRLKELVQLLDDSRNKVKVLEAYSKSQKQKWNKKEIIFQRLTEFHFGALQELRLSSQCIKHEILKAKKSYSEDFNCLGLKFKKLVVEGENYHLVLAENRKLFNELQDLKGNIRVYCRIRPLLSGQAEKQTTIEYIGENGELVVANPSKQGKDGNRLFRFNKVYGPNSTQGEVFSDTQPLIRCVLDGYNVCIFAYGQTGSGKTYTMTGPNGATEEEWGVNYRALNDLFSISQNRSSSFMYEVGVQMLEIYNEQLRDLLANDGSQKRLGIKSISEHNGLVVPDATMHPVRSTSDVIELMDIGLNNRAVSATSLNERSSRSHSVVSIHVHGKDLHTGATSQGNLHLVDLAGSERVDRSEVTGDRLREAQHINKSLSALGDVIFALAQKSSHVPYRNSKLTQLLQTSLGGQAKTLMFVQLNPDVSSYSETISTLKFAERVSGVELGAARSSKEGNIRELMDQVASLKDTISEKDGEIERLQLLKDLKNDYPSVNGEKQGTPLKHGYSSVSNDSVRGALRNQKQSSKTTSDHDYCSENIDKHSELDSQQSAEDLKQQSRFLKQSKYSRGDINQDVEILGYADGDREDRLSDVSDGCLSVGTEPDISTGESTKPLESEGNKVLSRVRSLQKLKQTTSSSSRDSPRAPTSMRKTATTNTISVKPPRRWQ from the exons ATGAATTCGATGTCGGATAACCTCATAAAACAAAATGGAAGAATCAACAGCTCAAAATTTTCTGGTGTTTCAGATGTTTTTGAGCCAACTATAATCCTTAATGATGACACTGAGG CAAAGCAGCAAATAGTATTGATAGACTGGATAAACAGTATTGTCCCTAATTTGAATTTGCCACTAAAAGCTTCATCTGAGGAGTTGAGAGCCTGCTTGATTGATGGCACTGTTCTACTTCAAATACTTAACAAGCTTAGACCTGGTTTT gGAGGTGTCTCTGATCATTCTACGTCATCACACCcagaaaatattaaaaagtttCTAGTAACCATGGGTGAATTGGGGATCAAACAATTTGAAATATCAGACCTAGAGAAG GGATCTATGAAGACTGTTATGGATTGCCTTTTAGCACTTAAAGAACAATTTGCCTTTGAGGTAGATAATGTTTCTGCTACTAGTACAACTACTAGAGGTGGAAGTCGTTGTGGGAGTGTATCCTCTTATGGGCTTCCTTCTCCACAATCTGGAGAAGACAAACTGAAGGTTTTGCAAGATGCAAAATTCCGACGAGCTCAGCGTGTTCCTGTCATGGCAG AGGCATCAACTGCATTGATGCATCATATTGGACATAAGTTCCATGACGTGTTTCAATTGAAACAAGGGCGCTATGCAGATCTCTCTGCAACAAAGATTTCAGAGATGATGAGATCAAGCAGTTTGGAT AATGCCCCAACTCAGTCACTATTGAGTGTTGTGAATGGAATTCTGGATGAAAGCGTTGAAAGAAAGAATGGAGAAATACCTCAT CGTGTAGCATGTCTTTTAAGAAAAGTTGTGCAGGAGATTGAACGGCGCATTTCAACTCAAGCGGAACACTTAAGAACT CAAAACAACTTGTTCAAGGCTCGAGAGGAAAAGTACCAATCAAGAATCAGAGTTCTTGAAGCCCTTGCTTCTGGGACTGGTGAAGAGACTTTG ATTGTTAAGGGTCAGCTTCAACAAATAAAG CTTGAGAAGACCAAAATGGatgagaagaagaaatttgaggaGGAAGATGTGATAAAATTGATAAGAGAGAAGGAGGAAACAAATCTTGAACTTTCCACATTGAAGCAAGCATTGGAAAGGGCCAGAAGGACACTTGAACTTGAGAAGTCTGAAATGGATGAAAAAAGGAAAGTTGAGGAGGAAGATATGACAAAATTGATGAAAGAGAAGGAGCAAATAAATCTTCAACTTTCTACTTTGAAACAAGAATTGGAAATGGCCAAAAAAACACTTGAACTAGGGAAGTCCAAAACAGATGAAAGAAGTACACAAAAGGAGGAAGATGTGATTAAATTGATGAAAGAGAAGGAGGAAATAGACCTTGAACTTTCAAAACTGAAGCAGGAATTGGAAAAGGCCAAAAGGACACTTGAACTTGAGAAGTCAAAAATGGATGGAAAAAGTACACGAGAGGAAGATgtgattaaattgataaaagaGAAGGAGCAAACAAACATCGAACTCTCAACATTGAAGCATGAGTTAGAAATAGCCAAAAGAGCACTTGAACTTGAGAAATCTAAAATGGATGAAAAGAGAAAAGCAGAGGAGGAAGATATGATTAAATCGGTGAAAGAGAAGGAGCAAACAAACAATGAACTTTCAGCATTGAGGCAAGAATTGGAAATAACCAAAAAGACATATGAACTGCGTTGTTTGCAAATGGAAACAGAAGCTAAAGATGCTAAAGCAGACCTTGATAAGAGGTTAAAAGAGCTTGTGCAACTCTTGGACGATTCAAGGAACAAGGTGAAAGTGCTTGAGGCATATTCTAAGTCACAAAAGCAGAAATGGAACAAGAAAGAAATAATTTTCCAGAGGTTGACAGAGTTTCATTTTGGTGCACTGCAG GAATTGAGGTTGTCTTCACAGTGCATCAAGCATGAAATTTTGAAAGCTAAAAAAAGCTATTCAGAGGATTTCAATTGCCTAG gattaaagtttaaaaaattagTAGTTGAAGGTGAGAACTACCATTTAGTTCTTGCTGAAAATCGGAAGCTGTTCAATGAGCTGCAGGATTTAAAAG GAAACATTAGAGTTTATTGTCGGATAAGGCCATTGCTATCTGGTCAGGCTGAAAAACAAACAACAATAGAGTATATTGGCGAAAATGGAGAGTTGGTTGTTGCAAATCCTTCCAAACAAGGGAAGGATGGTAATCGATTATTTAGGTTTAATAAGGTGTACGGCCCAAATTCTACTCAAG GGGAGGTATTTTCAGATACGCAACCCTTAATACGCTGTGTTCTTGATGGATATAATGTGTGTATATTTGCTTATGGGCAAACTGGTTCAGGGAAAACTTACACAATG ACTGGTCCTAATGGAGCAACAGAAGAAGAATGGGGAGTTAATTATCGAGCACTCAATGATCTTTTCAGTATCTCTCAGAATAGAAGCAGTTCTTTTATGTATGAAGTTGGAGTACAAATGCTTGAAATATATAATGAACAATTGCGTGATCTTCTAGCTAATGATGGTTCTCAGAAGAGA CTTGGGATCAAGTCTATTTCTGAACACAATGGGTTAGTTGTGCCTGATGCTACCATGCACCCTGTGAGATCAACTTCAGATGTTATAGAATTAATGGACATTGGACTAAACAACAGAGCTGTTAGTGCCACTTCATTAAATGAAAGAAGCAGCCGCTCACACAG CGTTGTCAGTATTCATGTTCATGGAAAGGACTTGCATACTGGTGCTACTTCGCAGGGTAATCTTCATTTAGTGGATCTAGCCGGAAGTGAAAGGGTAGATCGCTCAGAAGTAACAGGAGATAGGCTCAGAGAAGCACAACACATAAACAAATCTTTATCTGCCCTAGGAGATGTCATTTTTGCTCTTGCACAAAAGAGTTCTCATGTACCCTATAGAAATAGCAAGCTCACTCAACTCCTTCAAACCTCTCTTG GAGGTCAAGCAAAGACACTTATGTTTGTGCAGCTCAATCCTGATGTAAGTTCATACTCTGAAACTATTAGTACCTTAAAGTTCGCAGAAAGAGTCTCAGGAGTTGAGCTAGGAGCTGCACGAAGTAGTAAAGAGGGCAATATTAGAGAATTAATGGATCAG GTGGCATCTCTTAAAGACACAATTTCAGAAAAGGATGGCGAGATTGAGCGATTACAATTGCTTAAAGATCTAAAAAACGATTATCCTAGTGTTAATGGCGAGAAACAAGGAACACCATTGAAGCATGGATATTCCTCCGTGAGCAATGATTCCGTGCGAGGGGCTCTGCGAAACCAAAAGCAATCCTCAAAGACAACTTCTGATCATGATTACTGTTCAGAAAATATTGATAAGCATTCTGAACTTGATTCCCAGCAATCCGCAGAGGATTTAAAACAACAAAGTAGATTTCTCAAGCAATCCAAATATTCTCGAGGAGATATAAACCAGGATGTTGAAATTTTAGGATATGCAGATGGAGATCGTGAAGATAGATTAAGTGATGTTTCTGATGGTTGTCTTTCTGTTGGAACAGAACCAGATATCTCAACGGGCGAGAGCACAAAACCATTGGAATCAGAGGG GAATAAAGTGTTATCTAGGGTTCGAAGCCTGCAAAAGTTAAAGCAAACTACATCATCATCGTCAAGAGACTCACCAAGAGCACCAACAA GTATGAGGAAAACTGCAACTACCAACACCATCTCAGTCAAGCCTCCTAGACGATGGCAGTAA